One Tenebrio molitor chromosome 2, icTenMoli1.1, whole genome shotgun sequence genomic region harbors:
- the LOC138123329 gene encoding integrin alpha-PS3-like, with protein MLLSGVVFLSIILNNGYCFNIDINNPIVYQDPTGKSSNKTSYFGYSVILYPGNRSSKPWILTGAPRGEGSSTKFKNTGVCYKCGIMERCDVARIEVPPNSNYVEKMDDAWLGGSMDINYATERIVICSHRWIKIKMKGGKDDDYNMQGTCYWSHVNDNTTQMLLPLLEPGGDVYTDRTTQNSVYLYGQGQAGFSVHMPRKGKEVVLGAPGVFNWDGTPILFKDDEESAPVASRLRNKPKRYADPDEFNYKIIGNALLTRQTIAYDLLGYSSSSGYFYSRNNYLYVSSAPRSNKYRGQVLIYRFGKPNEALIVQESKYGNQFGEYFGGSITVGDINGDKLDDLIVGAPFHKAAKYNEGKVYIFLGSRMGRLQVPKGDAVVGKSTNGQFGSTVQYLGDIDHDGFGDVAVAAPYEEEKSGVVYLYKGTKDGLDTIHCQRIVGKEIHPTIKGFGISISRPADIDLNRYSDLAIGAYLSGHVVLLRSRPVVTIYQSLQSFISHLDFSQKSFDMSACFWYQLDQSSPGTISIRRTLVVDQQLERATLQSNNYMKKIDFTENQRYCENFTVVVQNSEFRDYDPITISLSHKFVAEKQVKEVVVVSSEIVGSDRFCPRCPVYNSYGSVSSTTVKIPFALDCGTDNICKSRIKFNSKVTNLGMENTFVLGSMNYITLQTDVENFGEKAYLAQMLVMLPETVYFRSTPSACMEHNSSTVLCSVGNPLDRSSRKSVILDIDMTNVNGGKFDDSLVFTVKVLTNSENDGDQVKQLVVKLQREADVTISGKSEEQSYSYRNASQGRSDFVQIYQVEKFGRSLLNEIFVEINIPHVFKVNDELINFLSLYPVSGNLADQEIACNSAFTYISEEKQTGSLADLSAIDNDNAGERLRRSVSQVEVFNKSTIVRERMIEKNGFDAFQNRTYYINCSMAEVVCSKITCTAGPIRSGQIVNIKVKMLFNISSLEDYLGKKDVILLGTQGRVFVKSPKNFVQSGDRPDDVEVGSLFVGESAQEKVQLWIIIISAVAGLLLLLLVILGLIKAGFFKRKTKEELEQLKKEMECQDAANLNMTEEM; from the exons ATGTTGCTAAGTGGAGTTGTCTTTTTATCCATTATTCTCAACAATGgttattgttttaatataGACATCAACAATCCCATCGTGTACCAAGACCCAACTGGTAAATCTTCAAACAAAACTAGTTACTTTGGTTATTCCGTTATCTTGTACCCGGGAAACAGAAGTAGTAAACCATG gaTTCTAACCGGTGCTCCCAGAGGAGAAGGTTCAAGTACCAAATTCAAAAACACTGGTGTTTGCTATAAGTGCGGAATTATGGAGAGATGTGATGTCGCACGTATTGAGG TCCCTCCAAATTCGAATTATGTGGAAAAGATGGACGACGCGTGGCTTGGTGGTTCCATGGACATTAATTACGCGACTGAAAGAATTGTG ATATGTTCCCATCGATggatcaaaatcaaaatgaaaggAGGCAAAGATGACGACTATAACATGCAAGGAACGTGCTACTGGTCCCACGTTAACGACAACACCACACAAATGTTATTGCCACTTTTGGAACCTG gTGGAGATGTCTACACCGACAGAACTACCCAGAATTCAGTTTACCTCTACGGACAAGGACAAGCTGGTTTTTCAGTTCACATGCCAAGA AAAGGGAAAGAAGTGGTTTTGGGTGCTCCAGGTGTTTTCAACTGGGATGGAACGCCGATTCTGTTTAAAGACGACGAGGAAAGCGCTCCGGTGGCGAGTCGGCTAAGAAATAAACCAAAAAGATACGCAGATCCTGACGAGTTCAATTACAAGATAATTGGTAACGCCCTTTTGACTAGACAGACAATCGCTTATGATTTATTAG GTTATTCTTCTTCGTCTGGCTACTTTTACAGTAGAAATAATTATCTGTACGTGTCAAGTGCACCAAGATCAAATAAATATCGAGGACAA GTCTTGATTTATCGTTTTGGTAAACCAAACGAAGCTCTGATTGTGCAGGAATCGAAGTATGGTAATCAGTTTGGTGAATATTTTGGTGGTTCTATAACAGTTGGTGACATAAATGGTGACAAATTAGACGACTTGATTGTTGGAGCTCCTTTTCATAAAGCGGCAAAATACAACGAAGGAAAAGTCTACATATTTTTGGGAAGCAGAatg GGTCGTCTACAAGTTCCCAAAGGCGATGCCGTTGTGGGAAAAAGCACCAACGGACAATTTGGATCTACTGTACAATATTTAGGAGACATAGATCATGACGGATTTGGCG atgtgGCGGTAGCTGCTCCAtacgaagaagaaaaaagtggtgTCGTCTATTTGTACAAAGGAACGAAAGATGGTTTGGACACGATCCACTGTCAGCGTATTGTTGGAAAAGAGATACATCCTACTATAAAGGGATTTGGAATAAGTATATCGAGACCAGCAGACATCGATTTGAACAGATATTCAG ACTTGGCCATCGGTGCTTATTTATCAGGTCACGTGGTCCTACTGAGGTCTCGACCTGTGGTCACAATTTATCAAAGTTTACAGTCTTTCATTTCACATCTAGACTTCTCGCAAAAATCATTTGACATGAGTGCTTGCTTTTGGTACCAGTTGGATCAATCATCTCCTGGAACAATTA GTATTAGACGTACTTTAGTGGTGGATCAGCAATTGGAAAGAGCAACACTGCAATCGAATAATTACATGAAAAAGATTGACTTCACGGAAAATCAACGTTACTGTGAGAACTTTACTGTTGTTGTTCAA AATTCAGAGTTTAGGGATTATGATCCTATAACGATATCGCTGTCGCATAAATTTGTAGCAGAGAAGCAAGTCAAGGAAGTGGTAGTTGTCTCTTCGGAGATCGTCGGATCTGACAGGTTTTGTCCACGTTGTCCTGTGTACAACAGCTACGGATCGGTGTCGTCGACCACTGTCAAAATTCCATTTGCTTTAGACTGTGGCACGGATAATATATGCAAGTCccgaataaaattcaattcgaaagTGACGAATCTCGG TATGGAAAACACGTTTGTTTTGGGTTCTATGAATTACATCACGTTGCAAACTGATGTGGAAAATTTTGGTGAAAAGGCATATTTGGCTCAAATGTTGGTAATGTTGCCCGAAACAGTTTATTTTCGCAGCACTCCATCAGCATGCATGGAACACAATTCGTCAACGGTTTTATGTTCAGTTGGTAATCCTTTAGACAGGAGCAGTCgg aAAAGCGTAATTCTGGATATAGATATGACGAATGTGAATGGAGGGAAGTTTGATGATTCGTTGGTTTTTACGGTGAAGGTTTTGACAAATAGCGAAAATGATGGAGACCAAGTGAAACAACTGGTTGTCAAACTTCAACGAGAAGCTGATGTAACTATTAGCGG GAAATCTGAAGAGCAAAGTTACTCGTATCGGAATGCCAGTCAAGGGAGATCAGATTTTGTTCAGATATATCAGGTGGAAAAGTTTGGAAGGAGTTTGTTGAATGAAATCTTTGTCGAAATAAATATCCCTCACGTTTTTAAAGTTAACGACGAACTAATCAACTTCCTTAGTTTGTACCCCGTGAGTGGGAATCTAGCTGACCAAGAGATCGCTTGCAACAGTGCTTTTACTTACATATCTGAAGAAAAACAAACTGGCAGTCTTGCAGATTTATCCGCTATTGACAACGACAACGCTGGAGAACGTCTTCGACGTTCTGTGAGTCAAGTCGAGGTCTTCAACAAATCAACAATCGTCAGGGAAAGAATGATTGAAAAGAATGGATTCGACGCCTTCCAAAACCGAACATATTACATAAACTGCAGCATGGCGGAAGTTGTTTGTTCGAAGATCACGTGCACGGCTGGACCAATACGGTCAGGGCAGATTGTCAACATCAAAGTGAAGATGCTTTTCAACATTTCCTCTCTTGAAG ATTATTTGGGCAAGAAAGATGTTATTTTGTTGGGAACTCAAGGTCGCGTGTTTGTCAAGAGTCCCAAAAATTTTGTCCAAAGTGGTGACAGACCGGACGATGTTGAGGTTGGCTCTCTGTTCGTAGGGGAGAGTGCTCAAGAAAAGGTTCAGCTTTGGATTATCATTATATCAGCAGTGGCAGGACTACTGCTGCTCTTGCTTGTGATTCTTGGCTTAATTAAA GCCGGgtttttcaaaagaaaaacaaaagaagagtTGGAGCAACTCAAAAAAGAA ATGGAATGTCAGGACGCCGCCAATTTAAATATGACCGAGGAAATGTAA
- the SIDL gene encoding trafficking protein particle complex subunit 10 gives MNGTATEEGSTIDRRPLITCAGELEVFSTIEDNLFQALPQDSCEWRRAQGRPVRSVHIGANFAPFSAASLPKGNQWDLIRRPLFHIYWTECTDVDLYKTSVRDDIENWLKELSSKEIPDFLIVVVENYDGKRTNKLLPRTTVLDKIRTDFAPKQGDRCISVINPGKVEARSADSWRGLVSRIRHLLLVAYARAVSRLEDHVRQQRERRNEVGWNFMQYFQLQEELAHVLEMLGLHEEALVQYDELDALFSQFVVNGITGESINWLGDFQKPLEQWHGLKLNNSSVLSDSPSLLELRAYLFSKQAQMLLRANKVWEMASRCLPFLHLTTRELTVLEINSSPGAVSCWLFLACMEVLQVCDKYNNADSVEDYSLHTASLWAYASQKLRDLGDLCGLMPGGAPTSEQLHIVVGLSAGMGDNPGSPDCPSPTDKLKEALCSQEAFNKTYLELAELAMCTYKHIGRLRSARLVGREVASFYILLGETQTAAAFLSDAVRTFEQDKWHELAAQTQIELAECHKKADDVKKFIKTSACVAAALEIDTLIRWTYFDEMRKCLQSLDKPLVVPFNDIIKITSVALKNEAVILQDSVINVELAIESNFPREILCTSVVISVEVETKDNRKNEKYCKSRTVTSRDLKPRDPLLQRLQIHRHLDHKQDKQLASASVVCKHPEHKRKDSVAPPKSDFSCCLQVNNLPLVVTPGVNVIKLSKQANTIGKYYLGQVAIHMKNLHLISQMLSPRLAFEIKEEAPLVRLHKTDAPLLSGFEQIMNLIVTIGSYTVEPKSKIKLTASRGLTFQTRADEALTSSLEIEVGEKAPFSSTRMPLRVLADLHTKDHQVSIGCPWTTKPIVVKLSFTPPLTTTWRLHTVQHKKFVQINVTGQCEKDIYVEKPELSVGDVCKILDRNSKSSQVVPNGGGLSYMWELLITPSAQSPTIKGDFSVFYSFDGVGGRKLYKYYFDINEYQTLYVLEAGVEPTKGSEFCRDGALCHLHLKIRSVGQSLEQNNQAKSVMYEVLAEQSVWAVCGRTAGVVCFDSDSEPQTVVLDVMPLTSGHLPLPLVRISKYIPAEASDKTGKADSHPRLEPFSAGQVYNNSKGKQVHVIAAVSDGHVT, from the exons ATGAATGGTACAGCAACTGAAGAAGGGTCAACGATTGACAGGCGACCGCTAATTACAT GCGCAGGCGAATTGGAAGTGTTTTCGACAATAGAAGACAACCTATTTCAAGCCCTTCCCCAAGATTCTTGCGAATGGAGGCGAGCCCAAGGGCGTCCCGTGCgctccgttcacataggagcaAACTTCGCCCCTTTTAGCGCCGCCTCTTTACCCAAGGGAAATCAATGGGACCTCATTCGGAGACcattatttcatatttattgGACAGAATGCACA GACGTCGACTTGTACAAGACATCTGTTCGAGATGATATTGAAAACTGGTTAAAGGAACTTTCATCTAAAGAGATACCTGACTTTttgattgttgttgttgaaaaTTACGATGGAAAGCGTACCAACAAGCTTCTTCCAAGGACCACCGTGTTGGATAAAATTAGAACAGATTTTGCTCCCAAACAAG GTGATCGTTGTATATCTGTGATAAATCCCGGAAAAGTAGAGGCGCGCTCGGCAGACTCGTGGCGCGGTTTGGTCAGTCGCATACGACACTTGCTGCTGGTGGCTTACGCCAGAGCAGTGTCGCGCCTAGAAGATCACGTTAGACAACAACGTGAAAGAAGAAATGAAGTTGGTTGGAATTTTATGCAATACTTTCAGCTCCAA GAGGAATTGGCGCACGTTTTAGAAATGTTAGGATTACATGAAGAAGCTTTGGTGCAATATGATGAATTAGATGCTCTCTTTTCCCAGTTTGTAGTTAACGGAATTACAGGCGAGTCAATTAATTGGCTGGGTGATTTCCAGAAACCTTTAGAACAGTGGCACGGTCTCAAATTAAATAACTCATCGGTGCTCTCTGACTCCCCATCTCTATTAGAATTAAGAGCATACTTGTTTTCAAAGCAGGCTCAAATGTTGCTTCGAGCCAATAAAGTGTGGGAA ATGGCGTCAAGATGTTTGCCATTTCTCCATTTGACCACCAGAGAATTAACCGTGTTAGAAATTAATTCTTCACCTGGTGCTGTTTCATGTTGGTTGTTCTTAGCTTGCATGGAAGTATTGCAGGTTTGTGACAAGTATAACAATGCTGACTCTGTTGAAGATTATTCGCTGCATACTGCATCTCTGTGGGCCTACGCAAGCCAAAAG TTACGAGATTTGGGTGACTTGTGTGGATTGATGCCGGGCGGCGCCCCCACCTCCGAACAGTTGCACATCGTGGTGGGACTGTCAGCAGGGATGGGTGACAATCCCGGTTCGCCTGACTGTCCATCTCCCACCGACAAGctaaaagaagctctttgttCACAAGAAGCTTTCAACAAGACCTACTTA GAATTGGCAGAACTGGCAATGTGTACGTACAAACACATCGGTCGTCTTCGTTCGGCGCGATTGGTCGGTCGCGAAGTCGCCTCGTTTTACATCCTCCTCGGTGAAACCCAGACCGCCGCGGCTTTCCTGAGCGACGCGGTTCGAACGTTCGAGCAAGACAAGTGGCACGAATTGGCCGCGCAGACGCAAATCGAACTGGCCGAGTGCCACAAAAAAGCCGACGACGTGAAGAAGTTCATCAAAACGAGTGCTTGCGTGGCCGCAGCTTTAGAGATAGATACCCTGATCCGGTGGACTTACTTCGACGAGATGAGGAAGTGTCTGCAGTCTCTCGACAAACCTCTGGTAGTGCCTTTCAacgatattataaaaataactagtgtAGCCTTAAAAAACGAGGCTGTCATATTGCAAGATAGCGTCATCAACGTGGAACTGGCGATCGAGTCTAACTTCCCGCGTGAAATTTTATGCACCAGCGTCGTAATATCCGTCGAAGTGGAGACGAAAGACAACAGGAAGAATGAAAAGTACTGTAAAAGTCGCACGGTCACGAGCAGAGATCTGAAACCGCGCGACCCTCTCCTGCAGCGGCTGCAAATCCACCGTCACTTGGACCACAAGCAGGACAAACAGTTGGCAAGCGCCAGCGTTGTTTGCAAGCACCCCGAACACAAGCGGAAGGACAGCGTCGCGCCGCCCAAGAGCGACTTCAGTTGTTGCCTTCAAGTCAACAACTTG CCTCTGGTCGTGACGCCCGGAGTGAACGTGATAAAACTGAGCAAGCAAGCCAACACCATCGGCAAGTATTACTTGGGACAAGTGGCTATTCACATGAAGAACCTGCACCTGATTTCTCAAATGTTGTCACCTCGGCTGGCGTTCGAAATCAAAGAGGAGGCTCCACTGGTGAGACTGCATAAAACGGACGCGCCATTGTTGTCGGGATTCGAACAAATCATGAATTTGATCGTCACCATCGGGAGCTACACAGTCGAACCA AAGTCAAAGATAAAGCTGACGGCATCGCGGGGATTGACGTTCCAAACGAGAGCCGACGAGGCGCTGACCTCCTCCTTGGAGATCGAGGTCGGGGAGAAAGCACCCTTCAGCAGCACCAGAATGCCACTTCGAGTGTTGGCAGATCTGCACACGAAAGATCACCAAGTATCCATTGGCTGTCCTTGGACGACCAAGCCCATAGTGGTCAAGCTGAGTTTCACACCTCCTCTGACGACAACATGGCGATTGCATACAGtacaacacaaaaaattcGTACAGATCAACGTCACAGGACAGTGCGAAAAAGACATATACGTAGAAAAACCGGAGCTGAGCGTGGGCGACGTTTGCAAAATTTTGGATCGGAATTCCAAGTCTAGTCAA GTGGTTCCCAACGGTGGAGGTCTGTCGTACATGTGGGAGCTCTTAATAACACCGAGCGCGCAATCGCCAACGATCAAAGGCGACTTCTCGGTATTTTACAGTTTCGACGGGGTCGGCGGCAGAAAATTGTACAAATACTACTTCGACATCAACGAGTACCAG ACGCTGTACGTGTTGGAAGCCGGCGTGGAGCCCACCAAAGGCAGCGAGTTTTGCCGTGACGGCGCCCTCTGCCACCTCCACTTGAAGATCCGGAGCGTGGGTCAGTCACTCGAACAAAACAACCAAGCCAAGTCAGTGATGTACGAGGTTCTGGCGGAACAAAGCGTGTGGGCCGTGTGCGGCAGAACCGCCGGAGTCGTCTGCTTCGATTCGGACTCCGAGCCGCAAACCGTGGTGTTGGACGTGATGCCGCTGACGAGCGGACACTTGCCGCTGCCGTTGGTCCGCATCTCCAAGTACATTCCCGCGGAAGCTTCAG ATAAGACGGGCAAAGCCGACAGCCATCCCAGGTTGGAACCTTTCAGCGCCGGACAGGTCTACAACAACAGCAAAGGGAAGCAAGTTCACGTCATCGCGGCTGTCAGCGATGGTCATGTCACATAG